The DNA region CGTGTCCAACGACTGATCCCACATCGGCCTTGATGATGGAAACTGTGACTTTTTCTGCAGACATGATAAACAACCTGTATTGGAATGTTGATATGCTGACTTCTATTAAAATTATAGGAGTCTTCATGGCACATATGTACGAGCACACCGGGGCCATCATACGCTTCCGACCGAAAAAGCGTTATAACGTAGCGGGAGATGGCCCACCATATGACAGGAAACATGACCCTCGTTCTCCTCCGCCACGGAGAGAGCGACTGGAATAAGAAGAACCTATTCACCGGCTGGACTGATGTCGATCTCTCCGATACCGGAAGGGAGGAGGCCAAATCTGCTGGAAAGCTCCTGAAGGACGAAGGCTTCGATTTCGATGTATGCTATACATCATACCTGAAGCGTGCTATCCACACTTTGAACATCGCACTCGATCAGATGGATCGTGAATGGCTTCCGGTCATCAAATCCTGGAAACTCAACGAGAGGCACTACGGGGCCCTCCAGGGACTCAACAAGGCCGAGACCGCAGAGAAATACGGCGAGGACCAGGTCAAGAAGTGGCGCAGATCATACGATATTCCTCCGCCCACACTGGCAGAGGATGA from Thermoplasmata archaeon includes:
- the gpmA gene encoding 2,3-diphosphoglycerate-dependent phosphoglycerate mutase — translated: MTLVLLRHGESDWNKKNLFTGWTDVDLSDTGREEAKSAGKLLKDEGFDFDVCYTSYLKRAIHTLNIALDQMDREWLPVIKSWKLNERHYGALQGLNKAETAEKYGEDQVKKWRRSYDIPPPTLAEDDERNPALQEQYRGIPKENLPLTESLKDTVARAVPFFNDVIRPRMLAGDRIIIAAHGNSLRALVKYFENISDEEIVGVNIPTGVPLVYEFDKDFNVISKRYLGDQDAVNAKMNAVANQAKKK